One window of the Devosia sp. 2618 genome contains the following:
- a CDS encoding DUF2237 domain-containing protein, which yields MNEQGRFPGPSELNVLGEPLQPCSSDPLTGFFRTGFCAAGPESAAMHLVCIEATDKFLAYSKSVGNDLSTPMPQFAFPGLIEGNRWCLVALRWLQAHETGQAPRIFLRSTNQAVLGLVPLEILKPYALDLN from the coding sequence TTGAACGAGCAGGGGCGCTTTCCCGGCCCCAGCGAACTCAATGTTCTGGGTGAGCCGCTGCAGCCCTGTTCGTCCGATCCGCTGACCGGCTTTTTCCGCACGGGGTTCTGTGCGGCTGGGCCCGAAAGCGCTGCGATGCATCTGGTCTGCATCGAGGCGACGGACAAATTCCTCGCCTATTCCAAATCGGTCGGAAACGACCTCTCGACCCCCATGCCACAGTTCGCGTTTCCGGGTCTCATCGAAGGCAACCGCTGGTGTCTGGTGGCCCTGCGCTGGCTACAGGCGCATGAAACGGGCCAAGCGCCACGGATATTCCTCCGCTCCACCAATCAGGCCGTCCTCGGCCTCGTCCCCCTCGAAATCCTCAAGCCCTATGCGCTGGATCTGAACTGA
- a CDS encoding aldo/keto reductase, whose protein sequence is MAARTFEKRRVGRTDLEVTTLGLGGASLAGIFNGVPADQARATVSHALDMGINYIDTAPQYGLGRSEHVMGDALRESKVDYVLSSKVGRLLKPVNPAQQDKGNWVDPLPFNQLYDYSYDGVMRSYEDSQQRLGLSRIDILYVHDIGVATHGAEANKPLWQQLADGGYKALRELRDSGAVKAIGLGVNEWEVLMDAFALGDWDIFLLAGRYTLLEQTSLDPFLTTCVERGSSVVVGGPFNSGILVGGDTFNYAKAPEEIVTKVKAINAVCQEFNVPLPAAALQFPLTHPAVCNVLPGPRSPAELDGILQWWDVTVPDELWTTLAAKGLLAKGTPIPGGVA, encoded by the coding sequence ATGGCTGCGCGTACTTTCGAAAAACGCCGGGTTGGTCGCACCGATCTGGAGGTGACGACTCTAGGGCTGGGTGGCGCTTCCCTCGCCGGCATTTTTAACGGTGTTCCGGCCGATCAGGCCCGCGCAACCGTGAGCCACGCCCTCGATATGGGCATCAATTACATCGACACGGCGCCCCAATATGGCCTCGGCCGGTCCGAGCACGTGATGGGCGACGCGCTGCGCGAGAGCAAGGTCGACTATGTGCTGTCCAGCAAGGTCGGCCGACTGCTCAAGCCCGTGAACCCGGCTCAGCAGGACAAGGGAAACTGGGTCGATCCGCTGCCGTTCAACCAGCTCTATGACTATTCTTATGACGGCGTCATGCGCTCTTATGAGGACAGCCAGCAGCGGCTGGGCCTGAGCCGTATCGATATCCTTTATGTGCACGACATCGGTGTCGCGACACACGGCGCCGAGGCCAACAAGCCGCTTTGGCAGCAACTGGCCGACGGCGGCTACAAGGCGCTGCGCGAACTGCGCGACTCGGGAGCGGTCAAGGCCATTGGCCTCGGCGTCAACGAATGGGAAGTCCTGATGGACGCCTTCGCACTGGGCGACTGGGACATTTTCCTGCTGGCCGGGCGCTACACCCTGCTCGAGCAGACCTCGCTTGATCCATTCCTCACCACCTGCGTCGAGCGAGGTTCGTCGGTTGTGGTCGGTGGACCGTTCAATTCGGGCATTCTGGTGGGCGGCGATACGTTCAACTATGCCAAGGCGCCAGAGGAGATCGTCACCAAGGTCAAGGCGATCAATGCCGTGTGCCAGGAGTTCAACGTGCCTCTGCCGGCCGCAGCGCTGCAGTTCCCGCTAACGCATCCTGCCGTGTGCAACGTATTGCCCGGCCCGCGTTCGCCAGCAGAACTCGACGGCATCCTGCAGTGGTGGGACGTGACGGTTCCGGACGAGCTGTGGACGACGCTGGCCGCCAAGGGGCTGCTGGCGAAGGGTACGCCAATTCCGGGTGGCGTGGCTTAG
- the araD1 gene encoding AraD1 family protein: MNLIQFFDRNGERAVAAVDNGVARVVIGATSVYDLAMSALSGQGGLAAIVAEHGLGETVDRDAILAEGRMLAPISHPDPAHLYVTGTGLTHLGSAATRDAMHTANTGTTETGLTDTMKMFRMGLEGGKPTDGQKGVQPEWFYKGNGYSVVNPGHPIPSPGFALDAGEEPEIAGIYLIDHNGQPRRLGFALANEFSDHVTERVNYLYLAHSKLRACSFGPELRVGDLPAHIEGMSRIKRDGQVIWEKPFLSGEDNMSHTIANLEYHHFKYELFRNPGDVHIHMFGTATLSFADGIKTEPNDIFEIEETQFGAALRNLIRQENEHPVIVGNLY, encoded by the coding sequence ATGAATCTCATCCAGTTTTTTGACCGCAATGGCGAGCGCGCCGTGGCCGCCGTCGACAACGGTGTCGCCCGCGTCGTCATCGGCGCCACCAGTGTCTACGACCTCGCCATGAGCGCCCTTTCCGGCCAAGGCGGGCTCGCCGCAATCGTGGCCGAACATGGCCTCGGCGAAACCGTCGATCGCGACGCCATTCTGGCCGAAGGCCGCATGCTGGCGCCAATCAGCCACCCCGATCCGGCACACCTCTATGTCACCGGCACCGGCCTCACCCATCTCGGCTCGGCCGCCACCCGCGACGCCATGCACACGGCCAATACCGGCACGACCGAAACCGGCCTGACCGATACCATGAAGATGTTCCGCATGGGCCTTGAAGGCGGCAAGCCGACCGACGGGCAAAAGGGCGTGCAGCCGGAATGGTTCTACAAGGGCAACGGCTATTCGGTGGTCAATCCGGGCCATCCCATCCCCTCGCCCGGCTTTGCGCTCGACGCTGGCGAAGAGCCTGAAATCGCGGGCATTTATCTGATCGATCACAACGGTCAGCCGCGCCGCCTTGGCTTTGCATTGGCCAATGAATTTTCTGACCACGTGACCGAGCGGGTGAACTACCTCTACCTCGCCCATTCCAAGCTGCGTGCCTGCTCGTTCGGGCCAGAACTGCGGGTTGGCGATCTGCCAGCCCATATCGAGGGCATGTCGCGCATCAAGCGCGATGGCCAGGTGATCTGGGAAAAGCCATTCCTGTCCGGCGAGGACAATATGAGCCACACCATCGCCAACCTCGAATACCATCACTTCAAGTATGAGCTGTTTCGCAATCCGGGCGATGTGCACATCCACATGTTCGGTACGGCAACGCTGAGCTTTGCCGATGGCATCAAGACCGAGCCCAACGATATCTTCGAAATCGAAGAGACCCAGTTCGGCGCGGCGCTGCGCAATCTGATCCGGCAGGAAAATGAGCATCCTGTCATCGTCGGCAATCTCTATTGA
- the recA gene encoding recombinase RecA, which yields MANAPLRVVEGGSMDKDKALAAALSQIERNFGKGSIMRLGEASSIEVESISTGSLGLDIALGIGGLPKGRIVEIFGPESSGKTTLALHVIAEAQKAGGICAFVDAEHALDPIYARKLGVNVDDLLISQPDAGEQALEITDTLVRSGAIDVLVVDSVAALTPRAELEGEMGDSLPGLQARLMSQAMRKLTSSISKSKCLVIFINQIRMKIGVMYGSPETTTGGNALKFYASVRLDIRRIGALKDREEIVGNQTRVKVVKNKLAPPFRQVEFDIMYGEGISKTGELLDLGVKSGIVEKSGAWFSWDSQRLGQGRENARQFLKDNPDAAATIERGVRESSGLLGEVLLVSGGEDEAAGDDE from the coding sequence ATGGCTAACGCGCCGCTTCGTGTAGTTGAAGGTGGATCTATGGATAAAGACAAGGCACTCGCCGCGGCGCTCAGCCAGATTGAGCGCAATTTCGGCAAGGGCTCGATCATGCGTCTCGGTGAGGCGTCCTCGATTGAAGTCGAATCGATCTCCACCGGTTCGCTTGGTCTCGACATTGCTCTCGGTATTGGCGGCCTGCCGAAGGGACGTATCGTCGAAATTTTCGGGCCCGAAAGCTCGGGCAAGACCACGCTGGCGCTGCACGTTATTGCCGAGGCCCAAAAGGCTGGTGGCATCTGTGCCTTCGTCGACGCGGAACATGCTCTTGATCCCATCTATGCCCGCAAACTTGGCGTTAATGTTGACGACCTGCTGATCTCCCAGCCAGATGCTGGCGAGCAGGCTCTCGAAATCACCGACACTCTGGTCCGCTCCGGCGCCATCGACGTGCTGGTGGTCGACTCGGTCGCCGCTTTGACGCCACGCGCCGAACTTGAAGGCGAAATGGGTGATTCCCTCCCAGGTCTGCAAGCTCGCCTGATGAGCCAGGCCATGCGCAAGCTGACCTCGTCGATTTCCAAGTCGAAGTGCCTGGTCATCTTCATCAACCAGATCCGCATGAAGATCGGCGTGATGTATGGTTCGCCAGAAACCACGACGGGCGGCAACGCGCTCAAGTTCTACGCTTCGGTTCGTCTCGACATTCGCCGTATCGGTGCGCTCAAGGATCGCGAAGAGATCGTGGGCAACCAGACCCGGGTGAAGGTCGTCAAGAACAAGCTGGCGCCGCCATTCCGCCAGGTCGAATTCGACATCATGTATGGCGAAGGCATCTCCAAAACCGGCGAACTGCTGGATCTGGGCGTCAAGTCGGGCATTGTCGAGAAATCCGGCGCCTGGTTCTCCTGGGATAGCCAACGTCTGGGGCAGGGCCGTGAAAACGCCCGCCAGTTCCTCAAGGACAATCCGGATGCAGCGGCCACGATCGAGCGCGGTGTTCGCGAAAGCTCGGGTCTGCTAGGCGAAGTCCTGCTGGTCTCTGGCGGTGAAGACGAAGCCGCTGGCGACGACGAATAA